One part of the Oceanispirochaeta sp. M1 genome encodes these proteins:
- a CDS encoding substrate-binding domain-containing protein: MIKKIDRNSSESLQMQLYQALKEWFINEFTTDDLLPTELVIAKESGLSQGTVRIALDKLVREEIIVRVPGRGTQLNQNYKIKLNKYHIGVILSEVDFFNNTIWEYAWINHLEIINGIVENNIPYNVSTEFISEDYLDENSQEDFDGYILWPFIKKETIETLVKPWIQLDYSIDMKQGFKLLAEDVVLKNHQNIGFIGFTSGDRVKVINRVLKKAGVMCLSEDSIYECGGSEAEAYRACIELFQKQSDLDCLICSTDVRARGAIKYIKELHWDIPGKIAVYGFDGTRNYNRSIPSLTTCQFDWKNPGNFAVSNIRNLLDGGKLFKYSPTRGKMVFRNSTRS; the protein is encoded by the coding sequence ATGATAAAAAAAATTGACAGAAACAGCTCCGAATCTCTGCAAATGCAGCTGTATCAGGCATTAAAAGAGTGGTTTATCAATGAGTTTACAACAGACGACTTACTCCCGACAGAACTTGTTATTGCCAAAGAGTCGGGATTATCCCAGGGGACAGTCCGGATTGCTCTGGATAAACTTGTTCGGGAAGAAATAATTGTAAGAGTTCCCGGTCGGGGAACTCAGCTCAACCAAAACTATAAAATCAAACTTAATAAATACCACATAGGAGTTATCCTTTCGGAAGTTGACTTCTTTAATAATACCATATGGGAGTATGCCTGGATAAATCATCTTGAGATAATAAATGGTATTGTTGAGAATAATATTCCCTACAATGTTTCAACAGAATTCATATCAGAAGATTATCTGGATGAGAACAGTCAGGAAGATTTTGACGGATATATTCTCTGGCCGTTTATTAAAAAAGAGACTATAGAAACCCTCGTAAAACCCTGGATTCAACTGGATTACAGTATAGATATGAAACAGGGATTCAAGCTCCTGGCAGAAGATGTTGTTTTAAAGAATCATCAGAATATAGGATTTATCGGTTTCACTTCCGGTGATCGGGTTAAAGTTATCAACAGGGTTTTAAAAAAAGCCGGAGTCATGTGTCTTTCTGAAGATAGTATTTATGAATGCGGCGGTAGTGAGGCCGAAGCTTATCGTGCCTGCATAGAACTGTTCCAGAAACAATCTGATCTGGATTGCCTGATATGTTCTACCGATGTAAGAGCCAGAGGGGCGATCAAATATATAAAAGAGCTGCATTGGGATATTCCGGGAAAGATAGCAGTATACGGCTTTGACGGTACCCGAAACTATAATCGCTCAATACCCAGTTTAACGACCTGCCAGTTTGACTGGAAAAATCCGGGAAATTTTGCTGTCAGCAATATCCGGAATCTGCTGGATGGCGGAAAACTCTTCAAATACTCTCCCACCAGAGGGAAAATGGTCTTTAGGAACAGCACTCGTTCCTGA